In a genomic window of Glycine max cultivar Williams 82 chromosome 13, Glycine_max_v4.0, whole genome shotgun sequence:
- the BZIP132 gene encoding bZIP transcription factor bZIP132 isoform X1 — protein MRQVETLRESHVNMHAPSPQPLSVLFINPHSYITISNGQKRATMNNPSSPSPCAAFADFYEQWFEELQSLMQQLRGEGRKEEVMEKVMWHHQNYYVAKSAAAEKDPLNVFLSPWATTLERSLHWITGWRPTTAFHLIYTESSLMFESHIIDILQGLRTGDLGDLSPSQFRRVSDIQCDTEENAITEELSEWQDSVSEMMGPGANINDKIGRLVCIIKKADDLRLRTLRSVVGLLSPQQAIEFLIASAELLVGIRGWGLNHDRPRGR, from the exons ATGAGACAAGTTGAAACCCTGAGAGAGTCACACGTAAACATGCACGCGCCATCACCCCAACCTCTCTCTGTTCTCTTCATCAACCCTCACTCATACATTACCATTAGCAACGGACAGAAGAGAGCAACAATGAACAACCCTAGTTCTCCCTCTCCCTGCGCGGCCTTCGCGGACTTCTACGAGCAATGGTTCGAGGAGCTTCAGTCCCTGATGCAGCAACTCAGGGGTGAGGGCAGAAAAGAGGAGGTGATGGAGAAGGTGATGTGGCACCACCAGAACTACTACGTGGCCAAGTCGGCGGCGGCGGAGAAGGACCCACTCAACGTGTTCCTATCTCCCTGGGCCACCACGCTGGAGCGCTCCCTCCACTGGATCACAGGGTGGCGCCCCACCACCGCGTTTCACCTCATCTACACCGAGTCCTCGCTCATGTTTGAGTCCCACATCATCGATATTCTCCAGGGACTCCGCACCGGCGACCTCGGCGATTTGTCACCCTCCCAGTTCCGCCGCGTCAGCGACATCCAATGCGACACT GAGGAGAATGCAATAACGGAGGAGCTATCAGAGTGGCAGGACAGTGTGAGCGAGATGATGGGCCCAGGTGCGAACATCAACGACAAGATCGGACGGCTGGTATGCATCATAAAGAAAGCAGATGATCTACGGCTGAGAACCTTGCGGAGTGTGGTGGGGCTACTGTCGCCGCAGCAGGCTATTGAGTTCTTGATTGCATCGGCGGAGTTGCTAGTTGGGATACGCGGTTGGGGATTGAATCATGACCGTCCACGTGGCAGATGA
- the BZIP132 gene encoding bZIP transcription factor bZIP132 — protein MNNPSSPSPCAAFADFYEQWFEELQSLMQQLRGEGRKEEVMEKVMWHHQNYYVAKSAAAEKDPLNVFLSPWATTLERSLHWITGWRPTTAFHLIYTESSLMFESHIIDILQGLRTGDLGDLSPSQFRRVSDIQCDTVKEENAITEELSEWQDSVSEMMGPGANINDKIGRLVCIIKKADDLRLRTLRSVVGLLSPQQAIEFLIASAELLVGIRGWGLNHDRPRGR, from the exons ATGAACAACCCTAGTTCTCCCTCTCCCTGCGCGGCCTTCGCGGACTTCTACGAGCAATGGTTCGAGGAGCTTCAGTCCCTGATGCAGCAACTCAGGGGTGAGGGCAGAAAAGAGGAGGTGATGGAGAAGGTGATGTGGCACCACCAGAACTACTACGTGGCCAAGTCGGCGGCGGCGGAGAAGGACCCACTCAACGTGTTCCTATCTCCCTGGGCCACCACGCTGGAGCGCTCCCTCCACTGGATCACAGGGTGGCGCCCCACCACCGCGTTTCACCTCATCTACACCGAGTCCTCGCTCATGTTTGAGTCCCACATCATCGATATTCTCCAGGGACTCCGCACCGGCGACCTCGGCGATTTGTCACCCTCCCAGTTCCGCCGCGTCAGCGACATCCAATGCGACACT GTGAAGGAGGAGAATGCAATAACGGAGGAGCTATCAGAGTGGCAGGACAGTGTGAGCGAGATGATGGGCCCAGGTGCGAACATCAACGACAAGATCGGACGGCTGGTATGCATCATAAAGAAAGCAGATGATCTACGGCTGAGAACCTTGCGGAGTGTGGTGGGGCTACTGTCGCCGCAGCAGGCTATTGAGTTCTTGATTGCATCGGCGGAGTTGCTAGTTGGGATACGCGGTTGGGGATTGAATCATGACCGTCCACGTGGCAGATGA
- the LOC100793786 gene encoding transcriptional regulator SUPERMAN codes for MKRNSLIMKDYTHHHSCVNNKNPTTTKEFSHVVANCYNNNNIHSNNNIADQNDYVNGFPWPPRSYTCSFCRKEFRSAQALGGHMNVHRRDRARLRQSSPPTHHEVHQGQAQGPMLNLNLNPNSNSSLSLLPPPPSSSATTTTTLKPVFTCTLPLFVSPTPPSPSSELKRWVVVDGIALNPLSKKTSTPEHYSKSKIPESLSSAGVGEYHHDQAFAREDGCKVLKKGGDILRMDLEIGLPRGYDLDLELRLGTTYS; via the coding sequence ATGAAGAGGAACAGTTTGATCATGAAAGACTACACTCATCATCACAGTTGTGTCAACAACAAGaacccaacaacaacaaaagaattTTCCCATGTTGTTGCCAACtgctacaacaacaacaacattcaCAGCAATAATAATATTGCAGATCAGAATGACTATGTGAATGGCTTCCCATGGCCACCAAGATCATACACTTGTAGCTTCTGCAGAAAGGAGTTCAGGTCTGCTCAGGCACTTGGTGGACACATGAATGTTCATAGGAGGGATAGAGCAAGGTTGAGGCAGTCATCACCCCCAACTCATCATGAAGTTCATCAAGGTCAAGCTCAAGGCCCTATGCTCAACCTTAATCTTAACCCTAACAGCAACTCATCTTTGTCATtgttaccaccaccaccatcatcttCAGCAACAACTACTACTACTCTTAAGCCTGTTTTCACTTGCACATTGCCCTTGTTTGTTTCTCCCACTCCTCCTTCACCTTCTTCCGAGTTGAAGAGATGGGTTGTTGTGGATGGTATTGCATTGAACCCTTTGAGCAAAAAGACCAGTACCCCAGAGCACTACTCCAAGTCAAAGATTCCAGAATCTTTATCATCAGCTGGAGTTGGAGAATATCATCATGATCAAGCTTTTGCAAGGGAAGATGGGTGCAAAGTGTTGAAGAAAGGTGGTGACATTCTCAGGATGGACTTGGAGATAGGTTTGCCTAGAGGTTATGATTTGGATCTGGAGCTTCGTTTGGGTACTACCTACTCTTAG
- the LOC100801919 gene encoding tubby-like F-box protein 7 → MSLRKVFRSRKFSRSFKEVLPAEGAAIVGGEDGVAGAGEESSNGNNGWSNMLPEILGEIVRRVDAAEEQWPNRQNVVACACVCKRWRDITREVVRVPSHTGKITFPACLKQPGPRDVPHQCLIKRNKKTSTFYLYLALTPSFTDKGKFLLAARRYRCGTHTEYIISLDADDLSQGSNAYVGKLSSDFLGTNFTIYDSQPPHSGAKPSSGRASRRFASKQISPQVPAGNFEVGQVSYKFNLLKSRGPRRMVCSLKCPVTPVVSPSVESSDSTPVNGHKIPDKEQVASGYTILKNKAPRWHEHLQCWCLNFHGRVTVASVKNFQLVATVDQSQPGGKGDEETVLLQFGKVGDDTFTMDYRQPLSAFQAFAICLTSFGTKLACE, encoded by the exons ATGTCGCTGAGGAAGGTCTTCCGCTCCCGCAAGTTCTCCAGATCGTTCAAGGAGGTGCTGCCGGCGGAGGGCGCCGCAATTGTCGGCGGCGAGGACGGGGTCGCCGGCGCCGGTGAGGAGTCGTCGAATGGGAATAATGGTTGGTCCAACATGCTTCCAGAGATCCTCGGCGAGATCGTGCGGCGCGTGGATGCCGCCGAGGAACAGTGGCCGAACCGCCAGAACGTCGTCGCATGCGCGTGCGTCTGCAAGCGTTGGCGTGACATCACGCGCGAGGTCGTGCGCGTGCCCTCCCACACCGGGAAAATAACCTTCCCTGCGTGCCTTaagcag CCAGGACCACGTGACGTTCCCCACCAATGTCTTATAAAGCGGAACAAGAAAActtcaactttttatttatatcttgcCCTTACACCAT CATTCACAGATAAAGGGAAGTTTCTGCTAGCAGCTAGGAGATATAGGTGTGGTACTCATACCGAGTATATAATTTCACTTGATGCTGATGATTTATCCCAAGGAAGCAATGCTTATGTTGGAAAGCTAAG CTCGGATTTTCTTGGCACCAACTTCACAATTTATGACAGCCAGCCACCCCATAGTGGTGCAAAACCATCAAGTGGCAGGGCCAGCCGTCGGTTTGCCAGCAAGCAGATAAGCCCACAAGTTCCTGCAGGTAACTTTGAGGTGGGGCAGGTCTCCTACAAGTTCAACCTTTTGAAATCAAGAGGGCCAAGGAGAATGGTTTGCTCATTGAAGTGTCCCGTGACTCCTGTCGTCTCACCATCGGTTGAAAGTTCAGATAGCACGCCGGTCAATGGCCATAAGATTCCCGATAAAGAACAAGTTGCATCTGGCTACACAATCTTGAAGAATAAAGCTCCAAGGTGGCATGAGCATTTGCAATGTTGGTGCTTGAATTTCCATGGCCGTGTGACAGTGGCCTCGGTGAAGAACTTTCAGCTGGTTGCAACAGTGGACCAAAGCCAACCAGGAGGGAAAGGAGATGAGGAAACAGTTCTCCTCCAGTTTGGTAAAGTAGGGGATGATACTTTTACCATGGATTATAGACAGCCCTTGTCTGCTTTCCAGGCTTTTGCCATTTGCTTAACTAGCTTTGGCACTAAACTTGCTTGTGAGTAA